The following are encoded together in the Flavobacteriales bacterium genome:
- a CDS encoding MarC family protein, giving the protein MQLNFKEIVTATMILFAVIDIVGSVPIIIQLRQKNGHIRSGLATIVALVLMIVFLFVGKSMLNLIGIGVSDFAIAGSLVIFFIALEMILGIQLYKEDESPSTASVVPLAFPLIAGAGTLTTLLSLRAEYQVINILVAIVINIGLVYLVLKTTRHIERFLGTGGINVLRKVFGIILLAIAVKLFRTNLGV; this is encoded by the coding sequence ATGCAATTGAATTTCAAAGAAATAGTCACCGCAACCATGATTCTCTTTGCTGTGATTGATATTGTCGGTAGCGTGCCGATCATTATTCAACTTCGGCAGAAAAACGGCCACATCCGTTCTGGTTTGGCCACTATCGTAGCACTTGTACTGATGATTGTTTTCCTATTTGTAGGAAAAAGCATGTTGAACCTGATAGGTATTGGAGTAAGCGATTTCGCCATTGCTGGTTCGCTTGTTATCTTCTTTATCGCGTTGGAAATGATTCTGGGTATCCAATTATATAAGGAAGATGAAAGCCCTTCAACCGCTTCTGTGGTACCATTGGCTTTTCCGCTCATTGCTGGGGCCGGTACACTTACAACGCTACTTTCACTGCGCGCAGAATATCAGGTCATCAATATTCTTGTGGCCATCGTTATCAATATCGGGCTGGTCTATCTGGTTCTCAAAACAACTCGGCACATTGAGCGTTTCCTAGGCACGGGCGGCATAAATGTGCTGAGAAAAGTGTTCGGAATAATATTACTGGCAATTGCCGTTAAACTATTCAGAACGAACCTTGGAGTTTGA
- a CDS encoding OmpA family protein, translating to MYTLSKRLLIIFLPAILLTSCVAERRFQDEVSARAKAEEERARLKSENIDLNAMNADLTDRMKDYDRQLVHLRKDTAVMSTSLNRMTINYDKLNQTYEKLLDQMGKLREGNAEDTKRLTRELQDARKDIQVGEDELRELELTLAKKEGNLDVVGAELERSKAELEDKRLQLMARSKRINELEGVLARKDSAVVALKNNIANALLGFADQGLTVEQKNGKVYVSLEEQLLFKSGSWVVDSKGKEALIKLGKVLQTQPEVGILVEGHTDNVPYGGNGNVADNWDLSAKRATSIVKLLMENSSINPTQLTAAGRSEYLPLDSADTKEARAKNRRTEIIITPKLNELFKILEGN from the coding sequence ATGTACACGCTATCCAAAAGACTTTTGATCATCTTCCTTCCTGCCATTTTGCTGACTTCGTGTGTGGCAGAAAGACGGTTTCAGGATGAGGTTTCTGCCAGAGCCAAGGCGGAGGAAGAGCGCGCAAGGCTTAAATCTGAGAATATTGACCTGAATGCGATGAATGCTGACCTTACAGATCGGATGAAAGACTACGATCGGCAGTTGGTGCATTTAAGAAAAGACACTGCGGTGATGTCGACATCGTTGAATCGAATGACGATTAACTACGATAAGTTGAACCAAACGTACGAGAAGCTTCTGGACCAAATGGGCAAGCTGCGCGAAGGAAATGCGGAGGATACCAAGCGACTAACGCGCGAATTGCAGGATGCGCGTAAAGACATTCAGGTGGGCGAAGATGAACTGCGCGAATTGGAATTGACACTTGCCAAGAAGGAAGGTAATTTGGATGTTGTGGGAGCAGAACTGGAAAGATCTAAAGCGGAATTGGAGGATAAGCGATTGCAGTTGATGGCGCGTTCTAAGCGGATAAATGAACTGGAAGGCGTGTTGGCCAGAAAGGATAGTGCTGTGGTAGCTTTGAAGAATAATATTGCGAATGCATTGCTTGGTTTTGCCGATCAGGGATTGACGGTTGAGCAGAAGAACGGAAAGGTTTACGTTTCGTTGGAAGAGCAGTTGTTGTTCAAGTCTGGAAGTTGGGTTGTTGATAGCAAAGGAAAAGAGGCGCTCATCAAACTTGGTAAAGTGCTGCAAACGCAACCGGAAGTGGGGATTTTGGTTGAAGGACACACGGATAATGTTCCTTACGGAGGAAACGGAAACGTGGCCGACAACTGGGATCTTTCTGCAAAACGCGCTACTTCGATTGTCAAACTGCTGATGGAGAACAGCTCCATCAACCCAACGCAATTGACCGCAGCCGGCCGATCGGAATACTTGCCGCTTGATTCTGCTGATACAAAAGAGGCTCGTGCTAAGAATCGTAGAACAGAGATCATTATCACGCCAAAATTGAACGAGTTGTTCAAGATTTTGGAGGGAAACTGA
- a CDS encoding flippase-like domain-containing protein produces the protein MKEKVVNVLKVIVPLSIGVYVIWYQFTQLSQEQIDQIVDSFANANYFWVGLSVTFGILSHFSRAYRWKYTMEPLGYKTKFLNNFFGVMIGYVANIVLPRFGEVWRCVMVARYEKVSFEKLFGTVVAERVADMIVLLIIVATVVVLQLSRLQDALSDLMAEFMKTNSISELVIKLAVLAICGIVASVIGWRIISKSENTYISKIRALILGLFEGVMSIAKMEKKWPFVAHTIFIWLMYLAMYYMPFLALPETSGGSISAVLASFVMASFSIVLVQGGIGVYPVAVAQTLALYGIGYEAGFAMGWIIWVAQTIMIVSFGVASLIFMPLYNSRTEKSTL, from the coding sequence TTGAAGGAGAAGGTAGTCAACGTTCTTAAGGTGATCGTGCCTCTCAGTATTGGGGTTTACGTTATTTGGTATCAGTTCACTCAACTTTCGCAAGAGCAGATAGATCAGATTGTTGATTCTTTCGCCAACGCCAATTACTTCTGGGTTGGATTGAGCGTCACGTTTGGAATCCTCAGCCATTTTAGTCGAGCCTACAGATGGAAATACACCATGGAGCCGTTGGGGTATAAGACCAAATTCTTGAACAATTTCTTTGGCGTCATGATCGGTTATGTGGCCAATATTGTGCTGCCTAGGTTCGGAGAAGTCTGGCGATGCGTCATGGTGGCTCGTTATGAAAAAGTCTCGTTCGAGAAACTGTTTGGTACCGTTGTGGCTGAGCGAGTTGCTGATATGATCGTGCTGCTAATAATCGTGGCAACGGTTGTTGTCCTACAACTTTCCCGGTTGCAAGATGCACTTAGCGATCTGATGGCAGAGTTCATGAAGACCAACTCAATCTCTGAGCTTGTCATCAAATTGGCAGTTCTTGCTATTTGCGGCATTGTTGCGTCCGTCATAGGCTGGCGCATCATTTCGAAATCTGAAAACACATACATTTCTAAAATACGTGCTCTTATTCTAGGCTTGTTTGAAGGCGTAATGTCCATCGCCAAAATGGAAAAAAAATGGCCGTTCGTAGCTCACACAATTTTTATTTGGCTTATGTATTTGGCCATGTATTACATGCCATTCCTAGCATTACCTGAAACAAGTGGAGGGTCCATTTCGGCTGTATTGGCCTCATTCGTTATGGCCAGTTTCAGTATTGTGCTCGTCCAAGGCGGAATCGGAGTTTACCCAGTTGCCGTTGCTCAAACACTTGCACTCTACGGAATCGGATATGAGGCTGGATTCGCCATGGGATGGATTATTTGGGTGGCTCAGACCATTATGATCGTTTCGTTCGGAGTCGCATCATTGATCTTCATGCCGCTATACAATAGCCGCACGGAAAAATCGACACTTTAG
- a CDS encoding TonB-dependent receptor, with the protein MKKIILLAAMQALIIVNVRGQSMNGHVHEEGENGHSPLIGASVFWLGTTIGTATDVNGEFTIENPKALPAKLVVSFVGYQSDTILVKNAKKEIEIHLQQSVQLSEVTVTERQAGSSFKLLDPVIAESINSHELGKAACCNLSESFETNASVDVVFSDAVSGARKIQMLGLDGVYTQIQAENVPLIRGLSSNYGMGFIPGTWIESIQIIKGPGSVSNGYESMVGQINLEYFKPDQAEKLFVNVYGNVGGRLEANVQSGYVFNEKVGMNINAHASTVLRENDMNKDGFLDIPRSQQYNLLNRWKFSGKHVEGQIVIHGLYDNKIGGQVGFRPANGIETSLPYGIQITNRLANIHTKTGYSVPTVNDMSVAIITNWRYHDQHSYFGLKSYDGVQKTANANLIFLKGWKSDKHSVKSGASFNYDNYAEAFNDSTFGREEIVPGIYAEYTFRVKEKFSAVAGFRTDYNSKYGWFYTPRLHLKYNPTDKTVLRLTGGRGYRTTNVFAESSTLMASSRKVNILENLNPEISWNYGFSASHQFKILGRPASVYASFYRTDFENQVILDLDAGAQTVNVYNLKGRSYSNALQADVTYEPIKRFEIKVAYKWNDVWTNTDGQLQRRMLTKQHKFLTTLSYATNFNKWQFDLNATVNGPARIPSTASNPEQYRLEEKSPWYPILNLQVTKRFKWFDLYVGAENLTNFRQKNPIIAADDPYGSFFDASLVWGSSMGINPYLGLRYRLK; encoded by the coding sequence ATGAAAAAAATCATACTGCTTGCAGCAATGCAAGCGCTCATCATAGTAAATGTCCGCGGGCAATCCATGAACGGACACGTCCACGAAGAGGGCGAAAATGGACATAGTCCGCTAATCGGAGCCAGCGTATTTTGGTTGGGCACCACCATTGGTACGGCAACCGATGTCAATGGCGAATTCACGATTGAAAACCCGAAAGCGCTTCCAGCAAAATTGGTGGTCAGTTTTGTAGGATATCAATCCGATACCATCTTGGTGAAAAACGCCAAAAAGGAGATTGAAATCCATCTGCAACAATCCGTTCAGTTGAGCGAGGTGACGGTAACAGAACGACAGGCCGGAAGTAGTTTCAAACTGCTTGATCCTGTTATAGCCGAAAGCATCAATAGTCACGAATTGGGCAAAGCCGCCTGCTGCAACCTTAGCGAAAGCTTCGAAACGAACGCTTCGGTAGATGTTGTTTTTTCGGATGCGGTTTCTGGCGCACGAAAAATTCAGATGCTTGGATTGGATGGCGTTTACACACAGATTCAGGCCGAAAATGTTCCGCTGATTCGCGGACTTTCATCCAACTACGGGATGGGTTTTATTCCCGGAACGTGGATTGAAAGCATTCAGATCATCAAAGGTCCAGGCTCCGTTTCTAACGGATATGAAAGCATGGTCGGACAGATCAATCTCGAATATTTCAAACCCGATCAGGCCGAAAAACTATTTGTGAATGTGTACGGAAACGTAGGTGGAAGGCTAGAGGCAAACGTCCAATCTGGATACGTTTTCAACGAGAAAGTTGGCATGAACATCAACGCACATGCAAGCACGGTTTTGCGCGAAAACGACATGAACAAAGACGGTTTTCTTGATATTCCACGTTCGCAACAATATAACCTGCTTAATCGCTGGAAGTTTTCGGGCAAACATGTAGAGGGACAAATTGTCATCCATGGATTGTACGATAATAAAATTGGCGGACAGGTCGGTTTCCGACCAGCAAACGGCATTGAAACTTCACTTCCCTACGGTATTCAGATCACAAATCGCTTAGCAAATATTCACACAAAAACAGGTTATTCGGTTCCGACTGTGAATGACATGAGCGTTGCTATTATAACCAATTGGCGTTACCATGACCAGCATTCCTATTTCGGACTCAAATCCTATGACGGTGTTCAGAAAACGGCTAATGCCAATTTAATTTTCTTGAAGGGCTGGAAGTCTGACAAACACAGTGTGAAATCTGGAGCCTCGTTCAACTATGATAACTATGCTGAAGCTTTCAATGACAGCACCTTCGGACGTGAAGAAATTGTGCCAGGGATTTATGCAGAATACACGTTCCGTGTAAAGGAAAAATTCTCAGCAGTTGCCGGTTTTAGAACGGATTACAACTCGAAATACGGTTGGTTCTACACGCCAAGACTTCATCTGAAATACAATCCAACAGACAAAACCGTGTTGCGTTTGACGGGCGGAAGAGGCTATCGAACAACCAACGTTTTTGCTGAAAGCAGCACGCTAATGGCGAGTTCTCGCAAGGTGAACATTCTTGAAAATCTGAATCCTGAAATTTCTTGGAATTACGGATTTAGTGCCTCCCATCAGTTCAAAATTCTTGGGCGTCCTGCTTCGGTTTACGCCAGTTTCTATCGAACCGATTTTGAGAACCAAGTAATTCTTGACCTAGATGCCGGAGCGCAAACGGTCAATGTTTATAATCTGAAAGGCCGCTCTTACTCAAACGCTTTGCAGGCAGATGTTACTTATGAACCGATCAAACGATTTGAAATAAAAGTGGCCTATAAATGGAATGACGTGTGGACGAATACCGATGGACAGTTGCAACGCAGAATGCTGACCAAACAGCATAAATTCCTGACCACGTTGAGCTACGCCACCAACTTCAACAAGTGGCAATTTGACCTCAACGCCACGGTGAATGGTCCAGCGAGGATTCCTTCAACGGCATCAAATCCGGAACAATACCGATTGGAGGAAAAATCGCCTTGGTATCCAATCCTCAATTTGCAAGTAACCAAGCGTTTCAAGTGGTTCGACCTGTATGTTGGTGCAGAAAACTTGACCAATTTCCGTCAGAAAAATCCCATTATTGCCGCAGATGATCCTTATGGTTCGTTCTTTGATGCATCGTTGGTTTGGGGCAGTTCAATGGGAATCAACCCTTATCTCGGATTACGTTATAGACTTAAATAA
- a CDS encoding glycoside hydrolase family 27 protein, with protein sequence MTTLRYTILLLLASNVVFGQFQKKDIALTPPLGWNTWNTFHCDVNEKLIMGAADAMVSSGMKDAGYEYVVIDDCWQIGRDSTGKIIADPERFPSGIKALADYVHSKGLKFGIYSDAGTMTCAKRPGSLGYEKMDAQTYSDWGVDYLKFDWCHTRKLKPSETYPIMGKELSLVDRDIVFSICNWGVDDPWLWAGESGHLWRTTGDITPHFSGFKIPFFQTVVSIIDRQAKLYPYAKPGAWNDPDMMEVGNGLSQREDRAHFSMWCMMAAPLMAGNDIRTMSAEVTEILTNREMIAIDQDLLGKQGQRIIDNGNHEVWVKELSDGGKAICFFNRSKKPWTISPNWNMLGIDATKELRDVWKHADVGAAGSISSITIEGHDVVVYRVK encoded by the coding sequence ATGACCACGTTGAGATATACAATCTTGCTTTTGTTGGCATCGAACGTGGTTTTTGGCCAATTTCAAAAGAAAGACATCGCGCTTACTCCGCCACTTGGATGGAACACGTGGAACACTTTCCATTGTGATGTGAACGAGAAACTGATCATGGGTGCGGCTGATGCCATGGTCAGCTCAGGCATGAAAGATGCGGGATATGAATATGTGGTGATTGATGATTGCTGGCAGATTGGCCGCGACTCTACCGGAAAGATCATTGCAGATCCAGAACGATTTCCTTCGGGAATCAAAGCTTTGGCCGATTATGTCCATTCTAAAGGATTGAAATTCGGAATTTACTCGGATGCGGGAACCATGACATGCGCCAAACGCCCAGGTAGTCTTGGATATGAGAAAATGGACGCGCAGACCTACAGTGATTGGGGCGTTGATTATCTGAAATTCGATTGGTGTCATACACGAAAATTGAAACCAAGCGAAACCTATCCCATCATGGGGAAAGAACTTTCATTGGTTGATCGGGACATCGTTTTCTCCATCTGCAATTGGGGCGTTGATGATCCTTGGCTTTGGGCAGGCGAATCGGGACATCTATGGCGAACAACAGGCGACATAACCCCGCATTTCAGTGGGTTTAAGATTCCCTTCTTTCAAACCGTTGTTTCCATCATCGACCGCCAAGCAAAGCTTTATCCTTACGCTAAACCTGGAGCATGGAATGATCCTGACATGATGGAAGTAGGCAACGGACTGAGCCAACGCGAGGATCGCGCTCATTTCAGCATGTGGTGCATGATGGCCGCTCCGCTCATGGCCGGAAATGACATAAGAACAATGTCGGCAGAAGTGACAGAAATCTTGACCAACAGGGAAATGATCGCTATTGATCAAGACCTGTTGGGAAAGCAAGGCCAACGCATCATTGATAATGGAAATCACGAGGTCTGGGTGAAGGAATTATCAGATGGCGGAAAAGCCATTTGCTTCTTCAATCGTTCCAAGAAACCATGGACTATCTCGCCAAATTGGAACATGCTCGGAATTGATGCAACCAAAGAACTGAGAGACGTTTGGAAGCATGCTGATGTTGGCGCGGCTGGTTCAATTTCTTCAATCACTATTGAGGGACATGACGTGGTGGTCTATCGCGTCAAGTAG
- the radA gene encoding DNA repair protein RadA: MAKVKTNFFCQNCGHSSPKWEGKCTSCGEWNTYVEEVVSPKSSNDTPKLGSAGKQYEIRSITEIEANPETRYKTPDSEFDRVLGGGLVPGSLTLIGGEPGIGKSTLLLQLALQWTGKKILYISGEESEGQIKMRAERIGIRNSECYILTETSTFKLFKQIKKLQPEVIIVDSIQTVYSELIESTPGSVSQIRECTGEFLRFAKESDTPVILVGHITKDGSIAGPKILEHMVDTVLQFEGDRHHLYRIVRAVKNRFGSTPELGIYEMKSAGLEAVSDPSRILVPDRDEPLSGVTISATLEGIRPMLIESQALVSSAVYGTPQRSCTGFDMRRLNMLLAVLEKRCGFNLGSKDVFLNITGGLKVDDPALDLGVICAILSSNADLPIQPDNCFAAEVGLSGEIRPVNRIEQRIEEASKMGMKRIFISKRNADANVMKTKSIEVVAVSKVNDVFAQLFG, translated from the coding sequence ATGGCTAAAGTCAAAACCAATTTTTTCTGTCAGAATTGTGGTCATTCTTCTCCCAAATGGGAAGGGAAATGCACTTCTTGTGGCGAATGGAACACCTACGTTGAAGAGGTGGTTTCTCCAAAATCCTCCAATGACACTCCAAAACTCGGAAGTGCCGGAAAACAGTATGAGATCCGTTCTATTACGGAGATTGAGGCCAATCCTGAAACGCGTTATAAAACACCTGATTCTGAATTTGACCGTGTGCTTGGAGGCGGTTTAGTTCCTGGTTCTCTTACGCTAATAGGTGGTGAACCTGGCATCGGGAAATCCACGTTACTTCTTCAATTGGCGCTTCAATGGACCGGAAAGAAGATCCTCTACATATCTGGCGAGGAAAGCGAAGGACAGATAAAAATGCGAGCGGAACGCATCGGGATTCGAAATTCCGAATGCTACATCCTCACCGAAACTTCCACTTTCAAGCTTTTCAAACAGATTAAAAAGCTACAACCAGAAGTCATTATTGTAGATTCTATTCAGACGGTTTATTCTGAATTGATTGAATCAACTCCCGGAAGCGTTTCGCAAATTCGAGAGTGCACTGGAGAGTTTCTAAGGTTCGCGAAAGAATCCGATACGCCAGTAATTCTGGTCGGACACATCACCAAAGATGGTTCTATTGCGGGGCCAAAAATCTTGGAACATATGGTTGATACGGTGCTTCAGTTTGAAGGGGATCGCCATCACCTGTATCGCATCGTAAGAGCAGTAAAAAACCGTTTTGGTTCCACACCAGAATTGGGTATTTATGAGATGAAATCAGCAGGATTGGAAGCAGTTTCTGACCCAAGTCGCATTCTCGTTCCAGATCGTGATGAACCATTGAGCGGAGTAACGATATCCGCCACGCTGGAAGGAATAAGACCGATGCTTATTGAATCGCAAGCCTTAGTCAGTTCAGCAGTGTACGGAACGCCTCAACGATCTTGTACTGGCTTTGACATGCGCAGATTGAACATGCTTTTGGCCGTGTTGGAGAAGCGTTGTGGCTTCAATCTGGGCTCAAAAGACGTCTTCCTAAATATAACTGGAGGTTTGAAAGTGGACGACCCAGCATTGGATCTGGGCGTTATTTGCGCCATTCTTTCATCGAACGCGGATCTACCGATTCAACCTGATAACTGTTTTGCTGCAGAAGTTGGGTTGAGTGGAGAAATTCGTCCCGTGAACAGAATTGAGCAGCGCATTGAAGAAGCTTCCAAAATGGGGATGAAGCGCATTTTCATCTCCAAGCGCAATGCGGATGCGAACGTGATGAAGACAAAATCGATTGAAGTCGTTGCCGTGTCTAAGGTGAATGACGTGTTTGCGCAACTTTTCGGTTAA
- a CDS encoding carbonic anhydrase, with protein sequence MSLYEDVFKNNQKWVAEKKANNADFFEHLSEGQNPDILYIGCSDSRVTAEEMTGVEPGQMFVHRNVANLVPNNDGSSASVIEYAVAHLKVKHVVVCGHYFCGGVKAAMQAADLGILNPWLRNIRDVYRLHKNELNCIADENGKYNRLVELNVYEQCMNVIKTAVVQKAYLTTGYPHVHGWVFDVKTGNLIDLNIDFEERLKGIQEIYDLGTTNG encoded by the coding sequence ATGAGCCTTTACGAAGACGTATTCAAGAACAACCAGAAATGGGTTGCTGAGAAAAAAGCCAATAACGCTGACTTTTTTGAACATCTCTCCGAAGGCCAAAACCCCGATATTCTTTATATCGGTTGCAGCGATAGTCGCGTAACAGCTGAAGAGATGACCGGTGTGGAACCCGGACAGATGTTTGTCCACCGAAACGTGGCCAATTTGGTTCCCAATAACGATGGCAGTTCTGCTTCGGTGATTGAATATGCTGTAGCCCACCTCAAAGTGAAGCATGTGGTCGTCTGCGGACACTATTTCTGTGGTGGTGTAAAAGCAGCTATGCAAGCTGCGGATCTAGGAATCTTGAATCCTTGGCTGCGAAATATCCGAGATGTATATCGGCTGCATAAGAATGAGCTCAATTGCATTGCAGATGAGAACGGAAAATACAATCGACTGGTGGAATTGAACGTATATGAGCAATGCATGAATGTGATCAAAACAGCTGTGGTACAGAAAGCATATCTGACCACTGGCTACCCTCATGTACACGGCTGGGTTTTCGATGTGAAAACGGGGAATCTGATAGATCTGAATATCGATTTTGAGGAGAGACTGAAGGGCATCCAGGAAATTTATGATCTGGGCACAACGAATGGTTAA
- a CDS encoding aspartate 1-decarboxylase gives MHIQVLKSKIHRVTVTEADLNYIGSITIDPNLMEAANIIEGEKVQIVNINNGERLETYVITGERNAGGICLNGPAARRVAVGDIIIIISYGTMDFEEAKTFKPNLVFPDTATNRLV, from the coding sequence ATGCACATACAGGTATTAAAGAGCAAGATTCATAGGGTAACGGTCACTGAAGCCGACCTGAATTACATTGGAAGCATAACCATTGACCCCAATTTAATGGAGGCAGCCAATATCATTGAAGGAGAAAAGGTGCAGATCGTGAACATCAACAATGGCGAACGGTTGGAAACCTATGTCATTACCGGTGAACGGAATGCTGGAGGAATTTGCCTCAACGGACCTGCCGCCAGACGTGTAGCTGTCGGAGACATCATCATCATAATTAGTTATGGAACGATGGATTTCGAAGAGGCGAAAACGTTCAAACCGAACTTGGTTTTTCCAGATACGGCAACTAACCGACTCGTATAA
- a CDS encoding phosphoribosylglycinamide formyltransferase: MQRIAIFASGSGTNAERIMHHFKGHPSIAVSLVLSNKKDAPVLGKAAKAGVETFTFNRGEFYESNKVLEELQARKIDFVVLAGFMWLVPEYLIRAYSDKMINVHPALLPKFGGKGMYGMNVHRAVKEAGETETGITIHLVNEEYDKGRVLFQATCAVEKKDTADTIAAKIHALEYANFPVQIEQFISTP; the protein is encoded by the coding sequence ATGCAACGTATTGCCATATTCGCATCAGGTTCAGGCACTAATGCCGAACGCATCATGCACCATTTCAAGGGACATCCGAGCATCGCGGTGTCCCTTGTGCTTTCAAATAAAAAAGATGCGCCTGTTCTCGGAAAAGCAGCGAAGGCAGGAGTTGAAACCTTCACTTTCAATCGGGGTGAATTTTACGAAAGCAACAAGGTTTTAGAGGAACTTCAAGCACGAAAGATTGACTTCGTTGTACTTGCAGGATTCATGTGGCTCGTACCTGAATATCTGATCAGAGCGTACTCAGATAAAATGATCAATGTGCATCCAGCATTGTTGCCCAAATTCGGTGGAAAAGGAATGTACGGCATGAACGTGCACAGGGCTGTGAAGGAAGCGGGAGAAACAGAAACGGGCATCACCATTCATTTGGTGAATGAGGAATACGACAAAGGACGCGTGCTTTTTCAAGCAACCTGTGCGGTAGAAAAAAAAGATACAGCAGACACAATAGCGGCCAAAATTCATGCGTTGGAATACGCTAACTTTCCAGTACAAATAGAACAGTTCATTTCAACCCCATGA
- a CDS encoding MBL fold metallo-hydrolase: MFSIVIALLKFSPILLVLLLFSPQFGGRLRKRHKQKYAHSKNWKGTIFENLTETTMDVNLKTMPGLIRAQFKDRQLRMPEKPIPIIPFDETKWNAEPEKPKFIWYGHSVLLLQLNGKNLLIDPMLGSDASPIAPIKTKRFSENSIDVIDQLPKIDAVLFTHDHYDHIDLKSVRKLMPKVDKWFVGLGIGRHLERWKIPSDQITEFDWWQEMEFEGIKIAYTPSRHFSGRGPFDRAQSLWGGWVFIAEKHRVYWSGDGGYQHHFKEVGVKYGPFDWGFMENGQYNELWHAIHMYPEEAVQAANDAKVNVAIPVHWAGFALALHPWKESIERFTREAEAKNQNISTPQIGEITIFESEPSTCWWEPLK; encoded by the coding sequence ATGTTCTCAATTGTAATAGCGCTTCTTAAATTCTCGCCAATCTTATTGGTGCTTTTGCTGTTCAGTCCGCAGTTTGGTGGAAGATTGAGGAAAAGACACAAACAGAAGTACGCACACTCCAAAAATTGGAAGGGAACGATTTTTGAAAACCTCACCGAAACCACGATGGACGTAAATCTGAAAACGATGCCAGGTCTGATTCGGGCGCAATTCAAAGACAGGCAGCTGCGGATGCCAGAAAAACCAATTCCAATTATTCCGTTTGATGAAACGAAGTGGAATGCTGAACCGGAGAAACCAAAATTCATCTGGTATGGACATTCTGTGCTGTTGCTCCAACTGAATGGAAAAAACCTTCTCATCGACCCGATGTTGGGGTCGGATGCTTCACCCATAGCACCGATCAAAACTAAACGGTTTTCGGAAAATTCAATTGATGTGATTGATCAGCTTCCGAAGATTGACGCAGTGCTTTTTACGCACGATCATTACGACCACATCGATCTTAAAAGCGTTCGGAAACTGATGCCGAAAGTCGATAAGTGGTTTGTTGGATTGGGAATTGGCCGCCACCTGGAACGATGGAAAATTCCATCAGATCAGATCACCGAATTCGATTGGTGGCAGGAAATGGAATTTGAAGGCATCAAGATCGCTTATACGCCATCGCGACATTTCTCAGGCCGTGGCCCATTCGACCGTGCTCAGTCGCTTTGGGGCGGTTGGGTTTTCATCGCTGAAAAGCATCGGGTTTATTGGAGTGGCGATGGCGGTTATCAGCACCATTTCAAAGAAGTGGGTGTGAAATACGGCCCGTTCGATTGGGGTTTTATGGAAAACGGCCAGTACAACGAACTGTGGCACGCCATTCACATGTATCCCGAAGAAGCGGTACAGGCCGCAAATGATGCCAAAGTGAACGTGGCCATTCCTGTTCATTGGGCAGGTTTTGCGTTGGCGCTTCATCCTTGGAAAGAAAGTATTGAGCGGTTTACGCGTGAAGCGGAAGCCAAAAATCAGAATATTTCTACTCCACAAATTGGGGAAATAACCATATTTGAAAGCGAACCATCCACTTGCTGGTGGGAACCATTGAAGTAA
- a CDS encoding cation transporter produces the protein MKNILIGIILTLSFSVAHAQKSIETVEIQTSAVCDMCKETIEKQLAFTKGVTAADLDVKTAIVTVSYKTNKTTIDDIRVAINEVGYDADESKATKEAYENLHSCCKKDSH, from the coding sequence ATGAAAAACATACTTATTGGAATCATTCTCACGCTTTCTTTCAGCGTGGCGCATGCTCAGAAAAGTATCGAAACAGTAGAAATCCAAACATCTGCAGTTTGTGATATGTGCAAGGAAACAATCGAAAAGCAACTGGCCTTTACCAAAGGCGTAACAGCAGCCGATTTGGATGTAAAAACGGCAATCGTCACTGTCAGTTATAAAACCAACAAGACAACGATTGACGACATCCGAGTGGCAATCAACGAAGTTGGATACGATGCGGATGAAAGCAAAGCAACCAAAGAAGCTTACGAGAATTTACATAGTTGCTGCAAGAAGGATTCGCATTAA